A region from the Fusarium musae strain F31 chromosome 1, whole genome shotgun sequence genome encodes:
- a CDS encoding hypothetical protein (EggNog:ENOG41), protein MKISTTFANLVAYCAIGIHAMPSNPEPVSELTSQDENPILEKRKCYNGKKEYGCDKGWCWKKCGGGTPDIANSGPWCWAKWNWGWGDGNWVSCHYDSDCKKAFAGEAACAQGNCEDCGCSC, encoded by the coding sequence ATGAAAATCAGTACCACCTTCGCCAACCTCGTGGCCTACTGTGCCATTGGCATCCACGCAATGCCCTCAAACCCAGAACCAGTATCTGAGCTCACCAGCCAGGACGAAAACCCCATACTGGAGAAGCGAAAGTGCTATAACGGGAAAAAGGAATACGGCTGTGACAAAGGATGGTGCTGGAAGAAGTGCGGCGGTGGTACTCCAGACATCGCCAACAGTGGCCCGTGGTGCTGGGCCAAATGGAACTGGGGATGGGGTGATGGTAACTGGGTCTCTTGCCACTATGATAGCGACTGCAAGAAGGCCTTTGCTGGTGAAGCTGCGTGCGCCCAGGGAAACTGTGAGGACTGTGGATGCAGCTGTTAA